From the genome of Symphalangus syndactylus isolate Jambi chromosome 7, NHGRI_mSymSyn1-v2.1_pri, whole genome shotgun sequence, one region includes:
- the NDRG1 gene encoding protein NDRG1 isoform X1, whose protein sequence is MSREMQDVDLAEVKPLVEKGETITGLLQEFDVQEQDIETLHGSVHVTLCGTPKGNRPVILTYHDIGMNHKTCYNPLFNYEDMQEITQHFAVCHVDAPGQQDGAASFPAGYMYPSMDQLAEMLPGVLQQFGLKSIIGMGTGAGAYILTRFALNNPEMVEGLVLINVNPCAEGWMDWAASKVRWGPVRQAGSLQEEGQISGWTQALPDMVVSHLFGKEEMQSNVEVVHTYRQHIVNDMNPGNLHLFINAYNSRRDLEIERPMPGTHTVTLQCPALLVVGDSSPAVDAVVECNSKLDPTKTTLLKMADCGGLPQISQPAKLAEAFKYFVQGMGYMPSASMTRLMRSRTASGSSVTSLDGTRSRSHTSEGTRSRSHTSEGTRSRSHTSEGAHLDITPNSGTAGNNAGPKSMEVSC, encoded by the exons GAGCAGGACATCGAGACTTTACACGGCTCTGTTCACGTCACGCTGTGTGGGACTCCCAAGGGAAACCGGCCTGTCATCCTCACCTACCATGATATTGGCATGAACC ACAAAACCTGCTACAACCCCCTCTTCAACTACGAGGACATGCAGGAGATCACCCAGCACTTTGCTGTCTGCCACGTGGACGCCCCTGGCCAGCAGGACGGTGCAGCCTCCTTCCCCGCAGG GTACATGTACCCGTCCATGGATCAGCTGGCTGAAATGCTTCCTGGAGTCCTTCAACAGTTTGG GCTGAAAAGCATTATTGGCATGGGAACAGGAGCAGGCGCCTACATCCTAACTCGATTTGCT CTAAACAACCCTGAGATGGTAGAGGGCCTCGTCCTTATCAACGTGAACCCTTGTGCGGAAGGCTGGATGGACTGGGCCGCCTCCAAGGTGAGGTGGGGGCCTGTCAGGCAGGCAGGGTCCCTGCAGGAAGAGGGACAG ATCTCCGGATGGACCCAAGCCctgccggacatggtggtgtccCACCTCTTTGGGAAG GAAGAAATGCAGAGTAACGTGGAAGTGGTCCACACCTACCGCCAGCACATCGTGAATGACATGAACCCCGGCAACCTGCACCTGTTCATCAACGCCTACAACAG CCGGCGCGACCTGGAGATTGAGCGACCAATGCCGGGAACCCACACAGTCACCCTGCA GTGTCCTGCTCTGTTGGTGGTTGGGGACAGCTCGCCTGCGGTGGATGCCGTG GTGGAGTGCAACTCGAAATTGGACCCAACAAAGACCACTCTCCTCAAG ATGGCAGACTGTGGCGGCCTCCCGCAGATCTCCCAG CCGGCCAAGCTCGCTGAGGCCTTCAAGTACTTCGTGCAGGGCATGGGATACA TGCCCTCGGCTAGCATGACCCGCCTGATGCGGTCTCGCACAGCCTCTGGTTCCAGTGTCACTTCTCTGGATGGCACCCGCAGCCGCTCCCACACCAGCGAGGGCACCCGCAGCCGCTCCCACACCAGCGAGGGCACCCGCAGCCGCTCCCACACCAGCGAGGGGGCCCACCTGGACATCACCCCCAACTCGGGTACTGCCGGGAACAACGCCGGGCCCAAGTCCATGGAGGTCTCCTGCTAG
- the NDRG1 gene encoding protein NDRG1 isoform X2 has translation MSREMQDVDLAEVKPLVEKGETITGLLQEFDVQEQDIETLHGSVHVTLCGTPKGNRPVILTYHDIGMNHKTCYNPLFNYEDMQEITQHFAVCHVDAPGQQDGAASFPAGYMYPSMDQLAEMLPGVLQQFGLKSIIGMGTGAGAYILTRFALNNPEMVEGLVLINVNPCAEGWMDWAASKISGWTQALPDMVVSHLFGKEEMQSNVEVVHTYRQHIVNDMNPGNLHLFINAYNSRRDLEIERPMPGTHTVTLQCPALLVVGDSSPAVDAVVECNSKLDPTKTTLLKMADCGGLPQISQPAKLAEAFKYFVQGMGYMPSASMTRLMRSRTASGSSVTSLDGTRSRSHTSEGTRSRSHTSEGTRSRSHTSEGAHLDITPNSGTAGNNAGPKSMEVSC, from the exons GAGCAGGACATCGAGACTTTACACGGCTCTGTTCACGTCACGCTGTGTGGGACTCCCAAGGGAAACCGGCCTGTCATCCTCACCTACCATGATATTGGCATGAACC ACAAAACCTGCTACAACCCCCTCTTCAACTACGAGGACATGCAGGAGATCACCCAGCACTTTGCTGTCTGCCACGTGGACGCCCCTGGCCAGCAGGACGGTGCAGCCTCCTTCCCCGCAGG GTACATGTACCCGTCCATGGATCAGCTGGCTGAAATGCTTCCTGGAGTCCTTCAACAGTTTGG GCTGAAAAGCATTATTGGCATGGGAACAGGAGCAGGCGCCTACATCCTAACTCGATTTGCT CTAAACAACCCTGAGATGGTAGAGGGCCTCGTCCTTATCAACGTGAACCCTTGTGCGGAAGGCTGGATGGACTGGGCCGCCTCCAAG ATCTCCGGATGGACCCAAGCCctgccggacatggtggtgtccCACCTCTTTGGGAAG GAAGAAATGCAGAGTAACGTGGAAGTGGTCCACACCTACCGCCAGCACATCGTGAATGACATGAACCCCGGCAACCTGCACCTGTTCATCAACGCCTACAACAG CCGGCGCGACCTGGAGATTGAGCGACCAATGCCGGGAACCCACACAGTCACCCTGCA GTGTCCTGCTCTGTTGGTGGTTGGGGACAGCTCGCCTGCGGTGGATGCCGTG GTGGAGTGCAACTCGAAATTGGACCCAACAAAGACCACTCTCCTCAAG ATGGCAGACTGTGGCGGCCTCCCGCAGATCTCCCAG CCGGCCAAGCTCGCTGAGGCCTTCAAGTACTTCGTGCAGGGCATGGGATACA TGCCCTCGGCTAGCATGACCCGCCTGATGCGGTCTCGCACAGCCTCTGGTTCCAGTGTCACTTCTCTGGATGGCACCCGCAGCCGCTCCCACACCAGCGAGGGCACCCGCAGCCGCTCCCACACCAGCGAGGGCACCCGCAGCCGCTCCCACACCAGCGAGGGGGCCCACCTGGACATCACCCCCAACTCGGGTACTGCCGGGAACAACGCCGGGCCCAAGTCCATGGAGGTCTCCTGCTAG